The DNA region GCAACGTCTGCTGGCGAGCCGCCCGCAACGCACGGTCGTGCCCGTGCTGCCGATCGCGCCGGTGCTGCTCGAAGCGCGCGAGATCTCGGTCGATTTCAAAACGAAGCTGCCGGGTTTCAGCGGCTGGTTTCGCGCGGGGCGGTTTCGCGCGGTCGCGGACGCGAATGTGTCGGTGCGCCAGGGCGAGACCCTCGGGATCGTCGGCGAATCGGGTTCGGGCAAATCGACGCTGGCGATGGCGTTGCTCGGTCTGCAACGCACCACGCATGGCGAGATCGAGTTTCAGGGCAGGCCGCTCGGCAGCTACCGCGGCGCCGAACAGACCGCCTTGCGCTCGAACATGCAGGTCGTCTTTCAGGACCCGTTCAGTTCGCTTTCGCCGCGCCAGACCATCGAGCGGATCGTCGGTGAAGGGCTCGCGCTGCACCGGCCGGACATGACGCCGCAAGCGCGGCGCGACAAGGTGATCGCCGTGCTGCGCGAAGTCGGCCTCGACCGCACGGTGCTGCAACGCTATCCGCACGAGTTCTCCGGCGGCCAGCGTCAGCGGATTGCGATTGCCCGCGCGCTGGTGCTGGAGCCACGCATCCTGATCCTCGACGAACCGACCAGCGCGCTCGACGTTTCCATCCAGCAGCAGGTGCTCAAACTGCTCGCCGGGTTGCAACAGAAGTACAACCTGGGCTTCGTATTCATCAGCCATGATCTGGCTGTGATCGGGGCGATGGCGCATCGGGTCGCGGTCATGCAAAACGGTTCGATCGTCGAAACCGGCGAGGTTGAGAAAATTTTTGCGACACCCGCGCACCCGTACACTCGAAAGCTACTGAAAGCAGCGCTTGATCATTGATTTTTCACCCTTTCACCAATTGAGTGCGTGTCTCGATTGAATTTTTCTATTTGTTTTGACACGTGAATACTTACTGGCTAGTATCGACCAAACTTTTTCCGTAGCTCTCTGATTTTTAGGCAAAAAATACCGACCAATGCAGCACAGAAACCTAACCCAGGCTTGCACGCGCGTCGTCGCCGGGATGTTCATTGGCGTCTTGATGGCAGCAGCTCCCGGCGCGTTCGCCGACGAAGTAAGCAGTTTCAATCAGAATGCCTTATATTCGACCCCCAACGGGTCGAATTCTTTGACCACTCCCAGTTCGCAAGCCACCGCGCCGGATAGCGAGAGCGGCGCCAAATCGTTCCTCTCCGGCATGGCCGGAAAAGCGGGCGACGTGGTCGTCGGCGCGCTGAACATGATCGGCGTGCGCTACCGCTGGGGCGGCAACACGCCGGATTCCGGGCTCGATTGCAGCGGCTTTGTGCGCTATGTGTTCCAGGACACGCTCGGTATGGCGTTGCCGCGCCGCGCCGAGGAAATGAGCCGTGTCGGCGAGAAGGTTCGCGTGAGCGACCTGAAGCCGGGCGATCTGGTGTTCTTCAACACCATGCGCCGCACGTTCTCGCACGTGGGCATTTACATCGGCGACAACAAGTTCGTGCATTCGCCTTCCACCGGCAGCACGATCCGTGTCGACGACATGGATAGCGGCTACTGGGAAAAGCGCTTCACGGGCGCCCGCCGGATCGAAACCTCCTATCAGGACGGCCAGGATCTGCGCAAGCGTGTGAACGCGGCGATCGGCGGCAATCAGTAACGGATTGCGCGGCCCGATTGGTGGACCGGTTTGTGGGCCGGTTTGTGGGCCATTCGGCGGCGGTTCCAGTGTAAAAAAGCCTGCTTCGAATGAAGCAGGCTTTTTGCATTTGAGCGGCGGCTGACAAAACCGCCGGGCGCCACGCTCCCAGGTCGGCTTACGCCGCGGCGCGGCTCGCCGCCAGCTTGCGTTGCAACTCCGGCATCATCTTCGCCACCGCCTCTTCGCCCGCCAGAATCGCGGCGTTGCGTTGGGAGAAATCGCTGCCGCTCATGGCGACGAGGTTCGGCCGGATCACGACGTCGGCGTATTTGTCGAGTTCATAGGCCTTGATGGTTTGGCCCATGATCGTGAAGGTCTGCATCAGCACGTCGAACGAGCTGGCCGTCAGGCCGCTTTCCGGGCGCTGAGAGATATCCACCGCGATCACGAAGTCCGCGCCCATCTTGCGCGCGAACGACGCCGGCACCGGGCTGACGAGGCCGCCGTCCACGTACTCGCGCCCGCCGATCTTCACCGGCTCGAAAATGGACGGCACGCTGCACGACGCGCGCACCGCGACGCCGGTGTTGCCGCGCTGAAACAGGATCGGCTGGCCGCTCTTCAGGTCGGTGGCGACCACGCCGAGCGGCTTGGCCATTTTCTCGATCGGGCGGTTGTTGAGCGTGGTGTTCAGATAGTTCTGCAGCGCGACGCCTTGCAGGAAGCCGCGGGTGCGAAACGGCATGGCCCAATCGCTGATCGATGCTTCGTCCATGGTCAAGGCGAGCTTGTTCAGCGCAAAGCCGTTCATGCCCGAGGCGTACAGCGCGCCGACCACCGAGCCGGCACTCGTGCCGGCCACCAGGTCGATCTGGATATTGCGCGCCTCGAGCCCCTTGATCACACCGATGTGCGCGAAGCCTCGCGCGGCGCCGCCGCCGAGCGCGAGCGCGACGCGCAGCGGCCGCTGCGGCTTGTCGAGCGGCGGCGTATTCGTGGCGGGCGTGAGGGGCGTGCCGGCGACGGGCGTGCTATCGGTTTTGCCGCCGGTCGTGGTGCAGGCGGCCAGTACCGCGGAGGCGGCGGCCAATGAAAAATTGCGGCGGGCAAGGCGGGGCGATGAGGGCTTCAACGAGTTCTCCAGCAACGGCGCGGGCCACGCGCCAGGCGTCACCCGGGCCGCGATCAGGCGGATAGTCAGACGGCAGGATCGCCGGCGGCGATTCCATGCGCTGTGGATCCAACTCCGGCCGCAGCGCGCGCACATCATAAATCAAAGCTCGGCGCCCGCGGCGGCGCGGTAATGAAACGTTGCAGAGTCAGTCCTCGGGTCCCGCAAGGCGCGGCACGCGGGGCGCATCGGCCGTTCGGACGAGGGCAGGCAACCCGCGTGCGGAAGGTATAATTCGCCTCTCGCATTTATTTCCTTCGTGTCCATGCGCGGCGCCTGTGCGCCGCATGGGTGCGCTCCGCTGCCGCGCTTCACGGGCGATATCCGCCCGGGCGCCGGCGCCCGTCCTCCGAGTAACCGCTAATGACCACCTCCGTT from Paraburkholderia aromaticivorans includes:
- a CDS encoding ABC transporter ATP-binding protein; the protein is MSAGPQNNVSQTAAPLLELEHLHVSFGGTIAVSDVTLAIQRGERVALVGESGSGKSVTALSILRLLSDAQVSGSIHFDGEDLLAKSEREMRGMRGSDIAMIFQEPMTALNPLYTVGDQIAETIVAHDGVSAHEARKRAVALLGRTGIAEPGKRVNSYPHQLSGGQRQRAMIAMALACRPRLLLADEPTTALDVTIRAQIVELLLELQRDEAEKRGMAVLLITHDLNLVRHFAQRIAVMEKGVLVESGPVEQVFGAPQHPYTQRLLASRPQRTVVPVLPIAPVLLEAREISVDFKTKLPGFSGWFRAGRFRAVADANVSVRQGETLGIVGESGSGKSTLAMALLGLQRTTHGEIEFQGRPLGSYRGAEQTALRSNMQVVFQDPFSSLSPRQTIERIVGEGLALHRPDMTPQARRDKVIAVLREVGLDRTVLQRYPHEFSGGQRQRIAIARALVLEPRILILDEPTSALDVSIQQQVLKLLAGLQQKYNLGFVFISHDLAVIGAMAHRVAVMQNGSIVETGEVEKIFATPAHPYTRKLLKAALDH
- a CDS encoding patatin-like phospholipase family protein, with protein sequence MCARCGRSWIHSAWNRRRRSCRLTIRLIAARVTPGAWPAPLLENSLKPSSPRLARRNFSLAAASAVLAACTTTGGKTDSTPVAGTPLTPATNTPPLDKPQRPLRVALALGGGAARGFAHIGVIKGLEARNIQIDLVAGTSAGSVVGALYASGMNGFALNKLALTMDEASISDWAMPFRTRGFLQGVALQNYLNTTLNNRPIEKMAKPLGVVATDLKSGQPILFQRGNTGVAVRASCSVPSIFEPVKIGGREYVDGGLVSPVPASFARKMGADFVIAVDISQRPESGLTASSFDVLMQTFTIMGQTIKAYELDKYADVVIRPNLVAMSGSDFSQRNAAILAGEEAVAKMMPELQRKLAASRAAA
- a CDS encoding C40 family peptidase, producing MQHRNLTQACTRVVAGMFIGVLMAAAPGAFADEVSSFNQNALYSTPNGSNSLTTPSSQATAPDSESGAKSFLSGMAGKAGDVVVGALNMIGVRYRWGGNTPDSGLDCSGFVRYVFQDTLGMALPRRAEEMSRVGEKVRVSDLKPGDLVFFNTMRRTFSHVGIYIGDNKFVHSPSTGSTIRVDDMDSGYWEKRFTGARRIETSYQDGQDLRKRVNAAIGGNQ